From Phyllopteryx taeniolatus isolate TA_2022b chromosome 18, UOR_Ptae_1.2, whole genome shotgun sequence, the proteins below share one genomic window:
- the rhov gene encoding rho-related GTP-binding protein RhoV, with product MPPHMEEYFDHESRVPSAYGLTRDDELEPGVISCMLVGDGAVGKTSMIVSYTSNGYPVDYKQTGFDVFSGQVQVDGSPVRVQLVDTAGQEEFDKFRSLPYSHTDVFLLCFSMVNPASFHNITKKWVPEIRACNSTSPIVLVGTQSDLLLDVNVLIGLDRNSVKPVASSRARGLADKIRAADYVECSSLTQKNLKEAFDAAIFAAIKNKARQAKKRRSSDRRTKAFSRCSWKKFFCFV from the exons ATGCCACCTCACATGGAGGAATACTTTGACCACGAGTCCCGCGTGCCCTCTGCTTACGGGCTGACCCGGGATGACGAGCTGGAGCCGGGCGTCATCAGCTGCATGCTGGTGGGCGACGGCGCCGTGGGCAAGACCAGCATGATCGTCAGCTACACCTCCAACGGATACCCGGTGGACTACAAGCAGACCGGCTTTGACGTCTTCTCCG GTCAGGTCCAAGTGGATGGATCTCCAGTCAGAGTTCAGCTGGTGGACACTGCAGGACAG GAGGAGTTTGATAAGTTTCGGTCCCTGCCTTACTCACACACGGACGTCTTCCTGCTGTGCTTCAGCATGGTCAACCCCGCCTCCTTCCACAACATCACCAAGAAGTGGGTGCCCGAGATCCGCGCCTGCAACTCCACCTCGCCCATCGTCCTGGTGGGCACGCAGTCGGACCTCCTGCTGGACGTCAACGTGCTCATCGGCTTGGATCGCAACAGCGTCAAGCCAGTGGCCAGCTCGCGGGCGCGAGGCTTGGCGGACAAGATCCGGGCGGCGGATTACGTGGAGTGCTCATCGCTCACGCAGAAGAACCTAAAGGAAGCGTTCGACGCCGCCATCTTTGCCGCCATCAAGAACAAGGCGCGGCAGGCCAAGAAAAGGCGGTCGTCGGACAGGCGCACCAAGGCCTTCTCCAGATGCAGCTGGAAGAAGTTCTTCTGCTTTGTCTGA
- the pigh gene encoding phosphatidylinositol N-acetylglucosaminyltransferase subunit H isoform X1, with the protein MEDEVYTDINGKSITLECQKHCSFCREFTVSTPKVSIGKVMAYTCSVWLVAYTVFFFTENTAVLTGAILLTLVGMMLHIHLVKVDHESVLIIGSVGIQVSSSYASGRETSTFIEMSQVKDVAINETIYMHQIIYYLCILLKDPSAPDDVSRVVPLFQSSKPRLNCLVKVYRSCQEILS; encoded by the exons ATGGAAGATGAAGTCTACACGGACATTAATGGCAAATCAATAACTCTGGAGTGTCAAAAGCACTGCAGCTTTTGCCGGGAGTTTACTGTCAGCACGCCCAAAGTGTCCATTGGCAAGGTGATGGCGTACACCTGCTCCGTTTGGCTAGTTGCTTATACGGTGTTCTTCTTCACAGAG AACACAGCCGTGCTCACTGGTGCCATCTTGCTCACCCTGGTGGGAATGATGCTGCACATCCACTTGGTGAAGGTGGACCACGAGTCGGTGCTCATCATCGGCTCGGTGGGCATCCAGGTATCCTCCAGCTACGCCTCGGGACGGGAGACGAGCACCTTCATTGAGATGAGCCAAGTCAAGGATGTGGCCATCAACGAAACCATTTACATG CATCAAATCATCTACTACCTTTGCATACTGCTGAAGGACCCCTCAGCTCCTGATGACGTGTCACGCGTTGTGCCGTTGTTTCAA AGCTCAAAGCCAAGGCTCAACTGCTTGGTTAAAGTGTACAGAAGCTGTCAGGAGATTCTGTCTTAA
- the pigh gene encoding phosphatidylinositol N-acetylglucosaminyltransferase subunit H isoform X2 has translation MEDEVYTDINGKSITLECQKHCSFCREFTVSTPKVSIGKVMAYTCSVWLVAYTVFFFTENTAVLTGAILLTLVGMMLHIHLVKVDHESVLIIGSVGIQVSSSYASGRETSTFIEMSQVKDVAINETIYMDPSAPDDVSRVVPLFQSSKPRLNCLVKVYRSCQEILS, from the exons ATGGAAGATGAAGTCTACACGGACATTAATGGCAAATCAATAACTCTGGAGTGTCAAAAGCACTGCAGCTTTTGCCGGGAGTTTACTGTCAGCACGCCCAAAGTGTCCATTGGCAAGGTGATGGCGTACACCTGCTCCGTTTGGCTAGTTGCTTATACGGTGTTCTTCTTCACAGAG AACACAGCCGTGCTCACTGGTGCCATCTTGCTCACCCTGGTGGGAATGATGCTGCACATCCACTTGGTGAAGGTGGACCACGAGTCGGTGCTCATCATCGGCTCGGTGGGCATCCAGGTATCCTCCAGCTACGCCTCGGGACGGGAGACGAGCACCTTCATTGAGATGAGCCAAGTCAAGGATGTGGCCATCAACGAAACCATTTACATG GACCCCTCAGCTCCTGATGACGTGTCACGCGTTGTGCCGTTGTTTCAA AGCTCAAAGCCAAGGCTCAACTGCTTGGTTAAAGTGTACAGAAGCTGTCAGGAGATTCTGTCTTAA
- the zfyve1 gene encoding zinc finger FYVE domain-containing protein 1, with amino-acid sequence MSGQGPAVDKGMNTPLVCQESYACGGSDEASFECDDCSSLQCARCEMELHRQERMRNHDRVRIAPGHVPFCDSCKGDGSGGSVTAGRLRASVRCQGCKINLCLDCQKRTHSGGNKRKHPLTLYPPAKSPQENSVSSGESEMDILKDQLDKVFSFLLVDEKEEMQVKDEEEFVNRLGCIADELLKVVSIFGNTGEGKSHTMNHTFFLGREVFKTSPTQESCTVGVWAAMDPLHRVVVIDTEGLLGAGSSQGQRTRLLLKVLAISDIVIYRTHADRLHDDLFKFLGDASEAYLKHFARELKATTTRCGLDVPLSTLGPAVIIFHETVHTKLLGSDKPSESADRLLQERFRKLGLFPEAFSSVQYRGTRTYNPPTDFSGLQRSLEQQLDNNATRSPRSAGVIYKALQALSERFSGDIPDEHMTSNSFFPDEYFTCSCICLSCGSGCKRSMNHLKEGAEHEAKHRCRYSAQYDNRIYTCKACYEGGKEVIVVPKTTASSDSPWFGLAVYAWSGYVIECPNCGVIYRSRQYWYGNQDPVETVVRTEIQHIWPGSDGFLKDNHNAAQRLLDGVKYISQSVSELSVKPAKAVTSWLTDQIAPTYWTPNSLILKCHKCAVDFQANDTKHHCRACGEGFCDACSSKARPVPERGWGLAPVRVCDACFQNRGIPTELLDEALEEEGGTLIARKVGEAVQNTLGAVVGAIDIPLGLVKDAARPAYWVPDQDIRACCGCQRDFSASRLSIHHCRACGQGVCQDCSQERRAVPSRGWDHPVRVCSVCSQKSGDL; translated from the exons ATGAGCGGTCAAGGTCCAGCTGTAGATAAAGGCATGAACACACCGCTAGTCTGCCAGGAGAGTTACGCCTGCGGGGGCTCGGACGAGGCCTCCTTCGAATGTGACGACTGCAGCAGCCTGCAGTGCGCCCGCTGCGAAATGGAGCTCCACCGGCAGGAGCGCATGAGGAACCACGACCGGGTCCGCATCGCTCCGGGCCACGTCCCCTTCTGCGACTCGTGCAAAGGAGATGGCAGTGGCGGCTCGGTCACGGCCGGCCGGCTGCGAGCGTCCGTACGCTGCCAGGGATGCAAGATCAACCTGTGCTTGGACTGCCAGAAACGCACCCACAGCGGCGGGAACAAGAGGAAGCATCCTCTCACCCTGTACCCCCCGGCCAAAAGTCCCCAGGAGAACAGCGTGAGCTCCGGGGAGTCGGAGATGGACATCCTTAAAGACCAGCTGGACAAGGTGTTCAGTTTCCTGTTGGTGGACGAGAAGGAGGAGATGCAG GTGAAGGATGAGGAGGAGTTCGTGAACAGATTGGGATGCATCGCCGACGAGCTACTCAAGGTGGTCTCCATCTTTGGGAACACCGGCGAGGGGAAGTCGCACACGATGAATCACACCTTCTTTCTCGGAAGAGAGGTTTTCAAAACATCTCCGACGCAGGAGTCCTGCACGGTGGGCGTGTGGGCCGCCATGGACCCGCTGCACCGTGTGGTCGTCATTGACACGGAAGGACTGCTCGGAGCTG GGTCCAGCCAGGGTCAGCGAACCCGCCTCCTCCTGAAGGTCTTGGCCATCTCAGATATCGTCATCTACCGGACACATGCCGACCGTCTCCACGACGACCTCTTCAAGTTCCTGGGCGACGCCTCGGAGGCCTACCTGAAGCACTTCGCCCGGGAGCTGAAGGCGACCACCACGCGCTGCGGACTGGACGTCCCGCTGTCCACCCTGGGCCCCGCCGTCATCATCTTCCACGAGACGGTGCACACCAAACTGTTAGGATCAG ACAAGCCGTCAGAGTCGGCAGACCGACTCCTCCAGGAGCGTTTCAGGAAGCTGGGTCTGTTCCCCGAGGCCTTCAGCTCCGTCCAGTACCGCGGAACCCGTACCTACAACCCACCCACCGACTTCAGCGGCCTACAGCGCAGCCTGGAACAGCAGCTGGACAACAACGCCACCCGCTCTCCCCGCTCCGCCGGCGTCATCTACAAGGCCCTGCAG GCGCTGAGCGAGCGTTTCAGTGGCGATATTCCCGATGAACACATGACTAGTAACTCTTTCTTCCCCGATGAGTACTTCACCTGCTCCTGCATCTGCCTGAGTTGCGG gtCAGGCTGTAAGAGAAGCATGAACCACCTCAAGGAGGGAGCGGAACACGAAGCCAAGCATCGGTGCCGCTACTCCGCGCAGTACGACAACCGCATCTACACGTGCAAG GCCTGCTAtgagggagggaaggaggtgATCGTGGTTCCCAAGACGACGGCCTCGTCCGACTCGCCGTGGTTTGGTTTGGCCGTCTACGCCTGGTCTGG ATACGTCATCGAGTGTCCCAACTGTGGAGTAATTTACAGAAGCAGGCAGTACTGGTACGGAAACCAGGATCCAGTGGAAACTGTGGTCAGAACCGAGATCCAGCACATCTGGCCGGGG tCCGACGGCTTCCTGAAAGACAACCACAACGCCGCCCAGCGGCTGCTGGACGGAGTCAAGTACATCTCCCAGTCGGTGTCGGAGCTCAGCGTCAAGCCAGCCAAAGCGGTCACTTCCTGGCTCACCGACCAGATCGCTCCCACCTACTGGACGCCCAACTCTCTCATTCTG AAATGCCACAAATGTGCGGTGGACTTCCAAGCCAACGACACCAAGCACCACTGCCGAGCCTGCGGCGAGGGTTTCTGCGATGCCTGCTCCTCCAAAGCCCGCCCAGTCCCTGAGAGAGGCTGGGGGCTGGCGCCCGTTCGAGTCTGCGACGCTTGCTTCCAGAACAGAGGAATCCCCACTG AGCTCCTCGATGAGGCCTTGGAGGAGGAAGGCGGCACCCTGATAGCAAGGAAGGTCGGCGAAGCCGTTCAGAACACCCTCGGCGCTGTCGTCGGCGCCATCGACATACCGCTCG GCCTGGTGAAGGACGCCGCACGTCCCGCCTACTGGGTCCCGGACCAGGACATCCGCGCCTGCTGCGGCTGCCAGAGGGACTTCTCGGCCTCTCGCCTCTCCATCCACCACTGCCGCGCCTGCGGTCAGGGCGTGTGCCAGGACTGCTCCCAGGAGAGGCGCGCCGTGCCCTCCAGGGGTTGGGATCATCCGGTGAGGGTCTGCAGCGTTTGCAGCCAGAAATCCGGTGATCTCTAG